CATATGTCCAGGTGGAAATGGAAATGAGGCAAGATTAGCTGCCAATGAAACTCTTCTGGTAACTGCCATTTCTCAGCATCAACAGAGTATCCTGAGATCCTAAACAAGAAAGAATTCATCTGAGCTGTATAGTAGTCTAGCAGGCAGGATAAATAACTCTTTCAAAGGATTCTTTCCTTAAGAGCTAATCTTTTAAACTGGTTAGTTATTGTACAGGCAAGAGCATTTCTGTAAGACGCAACCAAACACTTGCATTGAGCTGTATGGGATCCCCTTTGATATGTCAGTTCCATTGCAGAGAAGAGAATGGGAAAAGATAAGTTCTGTAGGGATGGGAGAGCATCCAGATGGAAACATCATTTTGACTGTGTGTTAAAAGTTTACACATAGTCTCTATTTGCAATTATATTACAGAATAGGTAATACAATTATTGTCATTCTTAAAAGTCATTTAAAGGTTTACTCGAGTGAAGCATGTGTGTTTGCAAGATGTGGTAAAGCTACAAGAATTAGTAGGAGGGATTAAGCAACAAGTAGTGTagctgaaactacttttaacctTTTTTTAGTTTAATTGAGTAGGTTTCAGGTTCTCCATTAAATGTCTGACCTTCAGCTGTAGGGACATTGTTATAGAGgaaataatttaatttcttttttaaggaAGTTTAATGCACGTTATATTTGACATTTTAGTCATACATCATAAAAATCAAAGTTATGTTTTCCATGGATTACGAGCAGCCACCATTTTAGAACAAAGTTATTTCTGAGTTTTCAGAGTGAAAAAAATTACGGTAATATTGACCTATTTTCTTAAGGGTTTCACACATTTATAGTTCAAACAGCACAATGAATTGTATTCAAATTTCTACCACAAACAGTATGAATTAGAAGTTTTGGCCCAAAAGATAATTTTTGAGTCCATTACAAAGCAATTGAAAAATTTGGTATTAGAATGGAAGTGCAGTGATTCAAAGATATGGAGAAATCAGAGCTTAAGATTTTCAATTTAGGCCTCCCCAGTCTTAAAGTCACTCCCCATTCTCAAGTGGTAGCTATATATTTTCTCTGGagtttggaccttgacaaaaataaatttgatgacgaaatttggaccttgacaaaaaataattgattacccctgCACTAGAGGTTGCTTATCCAAAGCTGCTCTATGTCCTCGCCATTTCATTGTAATGGATTATGCTGCCATTAAACATTTATTGcctcttaataaaaaaaaaagacagtattAATACTTATTTTTTCCCTTAGACAGGATGTCAGGCCAGGATTGCCAATGGTGAGGCATGTGAAAGAAGCTAttcaaaaagaagaaaagcagagagaaGCTAACCAGAAAAATAGACAAAAGAGCCTaaaagaagaggaaagagagagacgtGACACTGTGTTGAAAAGTGCTTTAGGAAATGAAAACAGAGGCTTTGCTTTGCTCCAAAAGATGGGGTACAAAAGTGGGCAGGCCCTTGGCAAGAGTGGTAAGTTTGTTAACttctaagaatttagatgtatgcccatttttcaaaatgtgggTTTAAAAGGGTACCTGTTACTAATACCATTCCACCTATCTCTCGATGAATTAAATGAATACCTCTGTAAGAACTCCTGTCTGTTAGCGTAGTTCTTAACTGCCACCTTGGCACAGCAGAAGAAAGCACAGAAGGTGAGAGCAAGCCCTTAAAATCTCTGAAATAAAAAGGGTGAGGGATATGGGGGAATTGGAGGAGAAAGAAACAGTACTGCTACTAACTAAATGGTATTTCAGATGTGGATGATAGTTTACAAGAATCTTACTAGCTGGAGCAGGACATAGCCTTTTGATTTTGGTGTTCCTTCCAAGCAAGTAACTTTTAATATTAAAGAACCTATTTCCAATCTGCACAAATTTACAGCTTGATTCTGGAAAGGGATCTGTGCACATAGACACGAAGTCCTTCTACACAGAGCCCTAGTGAAGCAAAAATATCATCTGGGATCTATCCAGAGTAAATCACTAGGGGATGAATAAATGTTGCATTCTATGAGTGAATAGTGAGGGCATACTGATGCTTAGTTagtgaatgtttgtaaagtgtgtgAAGATTCTCATATGAAAGATGCTACAGAAGAGTGCAGtgtattattaatgattattattaattactaatATGTTATGCCTATCAAATTAAGCCATCCTTCTTTGGTGCGTAGGGCAGCAGCCTGAATGAAGCACATAGCAACACTACAATTCAACAGAGAAAATAAGGAATGCCTGATCCGCCAGTCCATTGTCAGTGCACCGTGATGCTTGATTTATccatctgttaaaaaaaaaaaaaaaaaacataaaaaccaATTGTTCAGTGGCAAAATCTTATGTATACTTGGATCGACTGTGTTTATGATTTGGGGAGAGACCTGACTTCATAAGCTGTCTGCCCTTTTTTCCTACAGGAGAAGGCATTGTTGAGCCTATTCCTCTGAACATTAAAACAGGTGTGTAATATTTACCTCTTATAATTAGTTGGAGTTCACAGTCTCTCAGCTGCTCACAACAGTGTTTTGAACTTAAACAGGCAGAGGTGGGCTTGGTCATGAAGAATTACAAAAGCGGAAAGCAGAAGAAAGGCTAGAAAACTACAGAAAAAAGATTCATATGAAAAAACAAGCAGATGAAGAGGCTGCAGATCAGTTTAggtaaaatgatttattttcatgTTATTGTAAACATTTTCAGGTAATGTAATAAAGGATCCCGGTTTCACACTTATCTTAAAGTGGTACTAGCTGCCTCAGGTTTGACTATCATCAAAATGTCTTATCAATTCTGAATAACATTTGTGTGATGAGTGGGCCCTGAGGAGAGTAATTgccaattattttaaaagaaaaaatggtttgacacaagaaaacaaaaatacataaaTTCCCTCTGCTGTGCCCCTTAATTACTATGAACATTAGCAATGCTCGGGGACAGACAAAATAATGTATATGTTGCCATTTATTAGAGGGTGCAATTTAAAccagaaatctgttttaaaaactatttaaatgtAGCCTCCTCAAGGAAGACACATACGTACATATAACTTTACAATTATAAATTTACAATTCTTAAGCTTCAGCATGGTCCTGTTTAGGATGGCCTTCTCTGATCCTATCAGAGAACTGTATGCCTGTACAAAGGAGCAGAGTTACAAATGTTGTGGGGAACTATGGTGTGTCCAAAATCTCAACTCTTTATGTTACAATAAGTTCTTGCCTATAATATGTGAATTTGTTATCTGCCTGTTGATTGTAGCTAGCAACTTTTTTATTGACAGAATGAGATTCAAAAGCAAACAAGAAGAACGTAAGATAGAAGGGGACCTTAGAAAAAGCCAGCGGGCCTGTCAGCAATTAGACACACAAAAGGTAAGGCTAATACGCTGCTTTGGTGTGGAAGGATGGTTTATAGTTTAGAGCTGGCTACAAATTCGTCAGTCTTCATGTACAACAATATTATTTCACTTCTTAACAGTTTTGTATAATATGGGGTGTTACTGGACTGAAGTGGCGATGCCCTGTGTTACCCGGGGACCTcctggtgccaactggcagagggcacagggtgcATAAGGGTTACAGGGATCCCATGGGTCTAGTATCTACATCCTAGTTCACCAAAGGATGTAATGTAAGatctctactgaaagcttgtgtcacactggtcatcatgaTCATTATGAAATTTATTGATGGATAATATGTAAGGagtttcgtgtgtgtgtgtgtgtgtatatacacacacacagaaaatgatGTTCTTacggtgtgtatgtgtgtgtatatatatacacacacactgaaaatgaTGTTCTTACAGTTTCTGACTTGGAGCTGGTCACCAAAAGGTGTTAAACAAGTTTCTTTCAAACAAGAAACTTTTCTGGCTGACTGGCTATATGCAGATTGAGTGATGTATGCTTCACAATGAATGCCTATCTACAGTCTGAAAAAAATactaatcaagtgattgcaaagtctccagggGGAGATTCTAGACAGGCAAAAAACAAGGTATGGGGGATTACCCTTTTTACAAGTAAAGACAGTGGATTGGTGGAACTATATCTGGGGGTGCAGAGGTAACCCAATTATCCTTCATCTAGGAAGTAAGTTGACCATGTGTTTGCCTTATGAAAAAAGGATGACAGCCAGGCTTTGCTGAAAAACACTGGGAAGACTTTGGGGTGAGCTAAACTTAATTAAAGAAGGGCGTGTCTTGTTAATTAAGTTTAGGCTCTGGTAcctgtgttatgattttattttgtatgtaaccctttgtttccaatatttctgcaTGCTATGATTTGaatctttgttaaataaacttatattttctctgtaaacaAATCTAAGTGTTGTATCTTAAGCAGTGCTGTGATCTAAAGTATAACTGGCAAGCAGGGGTGgactgttcctttgggagcagaggatctgggaaTTATGTGAATGTCCAGTGGAACAGATGCTGGAGACACCAAGCGTATCCTCAGAGGGCTTAGGCGTTGGTGTGTGCCTATTGCCAGCTTGCTAGTAGCCAGCCTGGGGGAATGCTGCACTGCGAGAGCCTGTGTCCCATGGTCCAATAGAGCTTATATGCGACAGAAGTTACATCCTTGGGCTTAGAGACAAGAAATATGTTCCATGTGAATTCATTTTGGTGTGTAAGCTTTTTAAGGATACTTCAGATATCAGCTAGAAGGCCTCTTCCACCTTACTAACCATTTACTATTTTTATGTCTCGTGGTAGCTTGTGTCAGGCTTCTCAGTCTGGCTCAGAGGAGGCTGCTCACCTGCCATCCTAGGTGAGGGAGGAGCTTCACAATGATGGGCATGTGCAGACTCAGGATTTTGAACTGTAAAGTCATAAAAAGAGCCTTCTGAAAGTGGACATGGGCAATAAAGAGAACCAGTGACAAAAGAAACAAGAATAGTTTGCTGTGCAGTCTTGAACTTTactagcatatctggcacaaaagtttattttaataaaaactttaaatttgtttttaaaaagcaataaacCCACAGATAACCCTTGCTGTGGTCCAATGTGATCTAAATTCGATCAGTTCTATTCTTGAAGCTTCAGTGTCTCAAGATCATACTTTATAACAAAGTTTATAAAGTGATACTTGTCCCATTATAAACTGCATTCATCAGGCATCTGCTGGAGAAACCTATAGCGACAGAGAGAACTttgcttgtaatttttttttatttttaaggatatTAACGTTCCCAAGGAGATTTGGTACTGGACAGAACCTGAGCAAGAAGAAAAAGatcaagaggaggaagaaaaggatgAATACAAAGGTTCAGACTTAAGTGTGAGTACTGAAACAGAAGTTAGTATGAAGCGGTCTTTATTTGTAAAACATGTATGTGTGTATTAAAGTTCTAAGTGGTCTCTCTTTCTGCCTTGCAAAGTGATTTTGCAATAATATTAGGTGGAGTATAAAGCATGATTGTACTGATTTGGAGTAAAAGAGCAAAATTAAATAGCACTACCTCACCtttgggccaaaattttcaaaagagtagtgattttgggtgtcttatttttaggtgcccaatttTACACTTGTTGGGTCTAGTTTTCAGAAGATGCTGAGTAATTGCCTCTAAAAATCAGGGCCCTCAAAacagtcagttttgaaaattatgTCCTTTATGCCCAAGAACCCACCAGTGGTGTTATTCTAATGAGTTCAGTCTGTGGCGGAGGTGGGTGATA
The genomic region above belongs to Caretta caretta isolate rCarCar2 chromosome 3, rCarCar1.hap1, whole genome shotgun sequence and contains:
- the GPATCH11 gene encoding G patch domain-containing protein 11; the encoded protein is MEEEDDDYMSDSFINVQQDVRPGLPMVRHVKEAIQKEEKQREANQKNRQKSLKEEERERRDTVLKSALGNENRGFALLQKMGYKSGQALGKSGEGIVEPIPLNIKTGRGGLGHEELQKRKAEERLENYRKKIHMKKQADEEAADQFRMRFKSKQEERKIEGDLRKSQRACQQLDTQKDINVPKEIWYWTEPEQEEKDQEEEEKDEYKGSDLSVIEKLQILTAYLREEHLYCIWCGTAYEEAADLSSNCPGDSSADHD